A DNA window from Vigna angularis cultivar LongXiaoDou No.4 chromosome 1, ASM1680809v1, whole genome shotgun sequence contains the following coding sequences:
- the LOC108342639 gene encoding protein PHOX1 isoform X2, with amino-acid sequence MRKKTKQVGEIREDSKMGDSSPKTYDNDTMVFISMSQEFKNEGNKLFQKRDVEGAILKYEKALKLLPRNHIDVSYLRSNMAACYMQMGVSEFPRAIHECDLALEVTPKYSKALLKRARCYEALNRLDLALRDVSTVLKKEPNNVMALEISEKVKNALEEKGSRVNDTIIELPPNYVELPSALTPEKVVKENMRKKKGYKEEKKAPNDKILERKTEEKKTEGCIVVVEKKINTSKKKKAKEKNDEKKADIKEVIEERSNGRREHVPNKTVKLIFGDDIRCAELPIKCSLFQLREVIQDRFSSLGAVLVKYRDQEGDLVTITSDDELRRAEIGSHSCIRLYIVEATPEQDPLFEKFKVKEGEVVGLNIAVENGCVGKANGIASSSCIEEWIIQFAKLFKNHVGFECDRYLDFHEHGMKLYSEAMEETVTGEEAQGLFDMARDKFQEMTALALFNWGNVHMSKARKKIYKTEDSSKEHLCELIKSSYEWALEEYSKAEEKYDAAIKIKSDFYEGFLALGLQKFEQAKLLWYYALNSNVDSLTWPSAEVLHLYNNAEENMEKGMQIWEESEKQNLSKMSDSNYSIFDLQNMGSDGVFKSMPSEELAAQEAHMRSQINLLWGTILYERSIVEFKSGLPMWHETLAASVEKFELAGASPTDIAVILKNHCSNNTAVDVEAWKEMYKAKMWKSGVPSFRLEPLFRRRVSKTYHAFELA; translated from the exons atgagaaagaaaacaaagcaAGTAGGAGAAATAAGAGAGGATAGTAAAATGGGAGATAGCAGTCCCAAAACATATGATAATGATACTATGGTGTTCATTTCCATGTCTCAAGAATTTAAGAATGAGGGAAACAAGCTGTTCCAGAAGAGGGATGTTGAAGGAGCAATACTAAAATATGAGAAAGCCCTGAAGTTACTTCCGAGAAATCATATTGATGTGTCCTATCTGCGGAGCAACATGGCTGCATGCTATATGCAAATGGGAGTCAGTGAGTTCCCAAGGGCTATTCATGAATGTGATTTGGCTCTGGAAGTGACACCCAAATATAGTAAAGCACTGTTGAAGAGAGCAAGGTGCTATGAAGCTTTAAATAGGCTGGATTTAGCTCTAAGAGATGTCAGCACTGTTCTAAAGAAGGAACCAAATAATGTCATGGCATTAGAGATCTCAGAAAAGGTGAAAAATGCACTTGAGGAGAAAGGATCAAGAGTTAACGATACAATAATTGAGTTGCCTCCAAATTATGTCGAACTTCCTAGTGCTTTGACTCCAGAAAAGGTAGTGAAAGAGAATATGCGCAAGAAGAAGGGCTataaagaggaaaagaaggCTCCTAATGACAAAATTCTAGAAAGGAAAACCGAGGAGAAGAAGACTGAGGGCTGCATTGTGGTTGTTGAGAAGAAGATCAACAcatcgaagaagaagaaggccaaggaaaaaaatgatgagaagaAGGCTGATATAAAGGAAGTTATAGAGGAAAGAAGTAATGGTAGAAGGGAACATGTTCCTAACAAAACAGTTAAACTTATTTTTGGTGATGATATAAGATGTGCTGAACTGCCTATCAAATGTAGCCTCTTCCAGTTAAGAGAAGTTATTCAAGATCGATTTTCGAGCCTAGGAGCTGTTCTTGTCAAATACAGGGACCAAGAAGGTGATTTAGTCACAATCACTTCTGATGATGAATTAAGAAGGGCCGAAATAGGATCTCATAGTTGTATCAGACTGTACATCGTAGAAGCCACTCCTGAGCAGGATCCACTTTTTGAGAAATTTAAAGTGAAGGAGGGGGAAGTTGTTGGCCTTAACATTGCAGTTGAGAATGGCTGTGTGGGAAAAGCAAATGGAATTGCTAGCTCTTCTTGCATTGAGGAGTGGATAATTCAGTTTGCCAAATTGTTCAAGAACCATGTTGGTTTTGAGTGTGACAGATATTTGGATTTTCACGAACATGGTATGAAGCTCTATTCCGAGGCTATGGAGGAGACGGTTACAGGCGAAGAAGCACAAGGCCTATTTGACATGGCTAGAGATAAGTTCCAAGAGATGACTGCTCTTGCATTGTTCAACTGGGGAAATGTTCATATGTCTAAGGCAaggaaaaagatatataaaacaGAAGACTCTTCTAAAGAGCATCTATGCGAACTGATCAAGAGTTCATATGAATGGGCGCTGGAAGAGTATTCAAAGGCAGAAGAAAAATATGATGCAGCCATTAAAATTAAGTCAGATTTTTATGAAGGATTTTTGGCTCTGGGGCTGCAGAAGTTTGAGCAAGCAAAACTTTTGTGGTATTATGCACTCAATAGTAATGTAGACTCATTAACATGGCCTTCCGCTGAGGTTCTCCATCTTTACAACAATGCtgaagaaaatatggagaaaGGAATGCAGATATGGGAAGAATCTGAAAAGCAGAACTTGAGTAAAATGTCTGATTCAAATTATTCTATATTCGATTTGCAGAACATGGGGTCTGATGGGGTTTTTAAAAGTATGCCCTCAGAAGAACTTGCAGCACAGGAGGCACATATGAGGTCTCAAATAAATCTCCTATGGGGTACCATTCTGTACGAACGCTCAATTGTGGAGTTCAAATCAGGGCTACCTATGTGGCATGAAACTCTTGCGGCTTCAGTTGAGAAATTTGAACTTGCAGGAGCTTCTCCAACAGATATAGCTGTAATTTTGAAGAACCACTGTTCAAATAATACTGCAGTAGATG TAGAGGCATGGAAGGAGATGTACAAAGCTAAAATGTGGAAGAGTGGAGTTCCATCATTTCGTTTGGAACCCTTATTCAGAAGGCGAGTTTCAAAAACTTATCATGCCTTTGAGCTTGCATGA
- the LOC108342639 gene encoding protein PHOX1 isoform X1, with protein sequence MRKKTKQVGEIREDSKMGDSSPKTYDNDTMVFISMSQEFKNEGNKLFQKRDVEGAILKYEKALKLLPRNHIDVSYLRSNMAACYMQMGVSEFPRAIHECDLALEVTPKYSKALLKRARCYEALNRLDLALRDVSTVLKKEPNNVMALEISEKVKNALEEKGSRVNDTIIELPPNYVELPSALTPEKVVKENMRKKKGYKEEKKAPNDKILERKTEEKKTEGCIVVVEKKINTSKKKKAKEKNDEKKADIKEVIEERSNGRREHVPNKTVKLIFGDDIRCAELPIKCSLFQLREVIQDRFSSLGAVLVKYRDQEGDLVTITSDDELRRAEIGSHSCIRLYIVEATPEQDPLFEKFKVKEGEVVGLNIAVENGCVGKANGIASSSCIEEWIIQFAKLFKNHVGFECDRYLDFHEHGMKLYSEAMEETVTGEEAQGLFDMARDKFQEMTALALFNWGNVHMSKARKKIYKTEDSSKEHLCELIKSSYEWALEEYSKAEEKYDAAIKIKSDFYEGFLALGLQKFEQAKLLWYYALNSNVDSLTWPSAEVLHLYNNAEENMEKGMQIWEESEKQNLSKMSDSNYSIFDLQNMGSDGVFKSMPSEELAAQEAHMRSQINLLWGTILYERSIVEFKSGLPMWHETLAASVEKFELAGASPTDIAVILKNHCSNNTAVDGLAFKIDEIVEAWKEMYKAKMWKSGVPSFRLEPLFRRRVSKTYHAFELA encoded by the exons atgagaaagaaaacaaagcaAGTAGGAGAAATAAGAGAGGATAGTAAAATGGGAGATAGCAGTCCCAAAACATATGATAATGATACTATGGTGTTCATTTCCATGTCTCAAGAATTTAAGAATGAGGGAAACAAGCTGTTCCAGAAGAGGGATGTTGAAGGAGCAATACTAAAATATGAGAAAGCCCTGAAGTTACTTCCGAGAAATCATATTGATGTGTCCTATCTGCGGAGCAACATGGCTGCATGCTATATGCAAATGGGAGTCAGTGAGTTCCCAAGGGCTATTCATGAATGTGATTTGGCTCTGGAAGTGACACCCAAATATAGTAAAGCACTGTTGAAGAGAGCAAGGTGCTATGAAGCTTTAAATAGGCTGGATTTAGCTCTAAGAGATGTCAGCACTGTTCTAAAGAAGGAACCAAATAATGTCATGGCATTAGAGATCTCAGAAAAGGTGAAAAATGCACTTGAGGAGAAAGGATCAAGAGTTAACGATACAATAATTGAGTTGCCTCCAAATTATGTCGAACTTCCTAGTGCTTTGACTCCAGAAAAGGTAGTGAAAGAGAATATGCGCAAGAAGAAGGGCTataaagaggaaaagaaggCTCCTAATGACAAAATTCTAGAAAGGAAAACCGAGGAGAAGAAGACTGAGGGCTGCATTGTGGTTGTTGAGAAGAAGATCAACAcatcgaagaagaagaaggccaaggaaaaaaatgatgagaagaAGGCTGATATAAAGGAAGTTATAGAGGAAAGAAGTAATGGTAGAAGGGAACATGTTCCTAACAAAACAGTTAAACTTATTTTTGGTGATGATATAAGATGTGCTGAACTGCCTATCAAATGTAGCCTCTTCCAGTTAAGAGAAGTTATTCAAGATCGATTTTCGAGCCTAGGAGCTGTTCTTGTCAAATACAGGGACCAAGAAGGTGATTTAGTCACAATCACTTCTGATGATGAATTAAGAAGGGCCGAAATAGGATCTCATAGTTGTATCAGACTGTACATCGTAGAAGCCACTCCTGAGCAGGATCCACTTTTTGAGAAATTTAAAGTGAAGGAGGGGGAAGTTGTTGGCCTTAACATTGCAGTTGAGAATGGCTGTGTGGGAAAAGCAAATGGAATTGCTAGCTCTTCTTGCATTGAGGAGTGGATAATTCAGTTTGCCAAATTGTTCAAGAACCATGTTGGTTTTGAGTGTGACAGATATTTGGATTTTCACGAACATGGTATGAAGCTCTATTCCGAGGCTATGGAGGAGACGGTTACAGGCGAAGAAGCACAAGGCCTATTTGACATGGCTAGAGATAAGTTCCAAGAGATGACTGCTCTTGCATTGTTCAACTGGGGAAATGTTCATATGTCTAAGGCAaggaaaaagatatataaaacaGAAGACTCTTCTAAAGAGCATCTATGCGAACTGATCAAGAGTTCATATGAATGGGCGCTGGAAGAGTATTCAAAGGCAGAAGAAAAATATGATGCAGCCATTAAAATTAAGTCAGATTTTTATGAAGGATTTTTGGCTCTGGGGCTGCAGAAGTTTGAGCAAGCAAAACTTTTGTGGTATTATGCACTCAATAGTAATGTAGACTCATTAACATGGCCTTCCGCTGAGGTTCTCCATCTTTACAACAATGCtgaagaaaatatggagaaaGGAATGCAGATATGGGAAGAATCTGAAAAGCAGAACTTGAGTAAAATGTCTGATTCAAATTATTCTATATTCGATTTGCAGAACATGGGGTCTGATGGGGTTTTTAAAAGTATGCCCTCAGAAGAACTTGCAGCACAGGAGGCACATATGAGGTCTCAAATAAATCTCCTATGGGGTACCATTCTGTACGAACGCTCAATTGTGGAGTTCAAATCAGGGCTACCTATGTGGCATGAAACTCTTGCGGCTTCAGTTGAGAAATTTGAACTTGCAGGAGCTTCTCCAACAGATATAGCTGTAATTTTGAAGAACCACTGTTCAAATAATACTGCAGTAGATG GTCTTGCCTTCAAAATTGATGAAATAGTAGAGGCATGGAAGGAGATGTACAAAGCTAAAATGTGGAAGAGTGGAGTTCCATCATTTCGTTTGGAACCCTTATTCAGAAGGCGAGTTTCAAAAACTTATCATGCCTTTGAGCTTGCATGA
- the LOC108342639 gene encoding protein PHOX1 isoform X3: MRKKTKQVGEIREDSKMGDSSPKTYDNDTMVFISMSQEFKNEGNKLFQKRDVEGAILKYEKALKLLPRNHIDVSYLRSNMAACYMQMGVSEFPRAIHECDLALEVTPKYSKALLKRARCYEALNRLDLALRDVSTVLKKEPNNVMALEISEKVKNALEEKGSRVNDTIIELPPNYVELPSALTPEKVVKENMRKKKGYKEEKKAPNDKILERKTEEKKTEGCIVVVEKKINTSKKKKAKEKNDEKKADIKEVIEERSNGRREHVPNKTVKLIFGDDIRCAELPIKCSLFQLREVIQDRFSSLGAVLVKYRDQEGDLVTITSDDELRRAEIGSHSCIRLYIVEATPEQDPLFEKFKVKEGEVVGLNIAVENGCVGKANGIASSSCIEEWIIQFAKLFKNHVGFECDRYLDFHEHGMKLYSEAMEETVTGEEAQGLFDMARDKFQEMTALALFNWGNVHMSKARKKIYKTEDSSKEHLCELIKSSYEWALEEYSKAEEKYDAAIKIKSDFYEGFLALGLQKFEQAKLLWYYALNSNVDSLTWPSAEVLHLYNNAEENMEKGMQIWEESEKQNLSKMSDSNYSIFDLQNMGSDGVFKSMPSEELAAQEAHMRSQINLLWGTILYERSIVEFKSGLPMWHETLAASVEKFELAGASPTDIAVILKNHCSNNTAVDEAWKEMYKAKMWKSGVPSFRLEPLFRRRVSKTYHAFELA, translated from the exons atgagaaagaaaacaaagcaAGTAGGAGAAATAAGAGAGGATAGTAAAATGGGAGATAGCAGTCCCAAAACATATGATAATGATACTATGGTGTTCATTTCCATGTCTCAAGAATTTAAGAATGAGGGAAACAAGCTGTTCCAGAAGAGGGATGTTGAAGGAGCAATACTAAAATATGAGAAAGCCCTGAAGTTACTTCCGAGAAATCATATTGATGTGTCCTATCTGCGGAGCAACATGGCTGCATGCTATATGCAAATGGGAGTCAGTGAGTTCCCAAGGGCTATTCATGAATGTGATTTGGCTCTGGAAGTGACACCCAAATATAGTAAAGCACTGTTGAAGAGAGCAAGGTGCTATGAAGCTTTAAATAGGCTGGATTTAGCTCTAAGAGATGTCAGCACTGTTCTAAAGAAGGAACCAAATAATGTCATGGCATTAGAGATCTCAGAAAAGGTGAAAAATGCACTTGAGGAGAAAGGATCAAGAGTTAACGATACAATAATTGAGTTGCCTCCAAATTATGTCGAACTTCCTAGTGCTTTGACTCCAGAAAAGGTAGTGAAAGAGAATATGCGCAAGAAGAAGGGCTataaagaggaaaagaaggCTCCTAATGACAAAATTCTAGAAAGGAAAACCGAGGAGAAGAAGACTGAGGGCTGCATTGTGGTTGTTGAGAAGAAGATCAACAcatcgaagaagaagaaggccaaggaaaaaaatgatgagaagaAGGCTGATATAAAGGAAGTTATAGAGGAAAGAAGTAATGGTAGAAGGGAACATGTTCCTAACAAAACAGTTAAACTTATTTTTGGTGATGATATAAGATGTGCTGAACTGCCTATCAAATGTAGCCTCTTCCAGTTAAGAGAAGTTATTCAAGATCGATTTTCGAGCCTAGGAGCTGTTCTTGTCAAATACAGGGACCAAGAAGGTGATTTAGTCACAATCACTTCTGATGATGAATTAAGAAGGGCCGAAATAGGATCTCATAGTTGTATCAGACTGTACATCGTAGAAGCCACTCCTGAGCAGGATCCACTTTTTGAGAAATTTAAAGTGAAGGAGGGGGAAGTTGTTGGCCTTAACATTGCAGTTGAGAATGGCTGTGTGGGAAAAGCAAATGGAATTGCTAGCTCTTCTTGCATTGAGGAGTGGATAATTCAGTTTGCCAAATTGTTCAAGAACCATGTTGGTTTTGAGTGTGACAGATATTTGGATTTTCACGAACATGGTATGAAGCTCTATTCCGAGGCTATGGAGGAGACGGTTACAGGCGAAGAAGCACAAGGCCTATTTGACATGGCTAGAGATAAGTTCCAAGAGATGACTGCTCTTGCATTGTTCAACTGGGGAAATGTTCATATGTCTAAGGCAaggaaaaagatatataaaacaGAAGACTCTTCTAAAGAGCATCTATGCGAACTGATCAAGAGTTCATATGAATGGGCGCTGGAAGAGTATTCAAAGGCAGAAGAAAAATATGATGCAGCCATTAAAATTAAGTCAGATTTTTATGAAGGATTTTTGGCTCTGGGGCTGCAGAAGTTTGAGCAAGCAAAACTTTTGTGGTATTATGCACTCAATAGTAATGTAGACTCATTAACATGGCCTTCCGCTGAGGTTCTCCATCTTTACAACAATGCtgaagaaaatatggagaaaGGAATGCAGATATGGGAAGAATCTGAAAAGCAGAACTTGAGTAAAATGTCTGATTCAAATTATTCTATATTCGATTTGCAGAACATGGGGTCTGATGGGGTTTTTAAAAGTATGCCCTCAGAAGAACTTGCAGCACAGGAGGCACATATGAGGTCTCAAATAAATCTCCTATGGGGTACCATTCTGTACGAACGCTCAATTGTGGAGTTCAAATCAGGGCTACCTATGTGGCATGAAACTCTTGCGGCTTCAGTTGAGAAATTTGAACTTGCAGGAGCTTCTCCAACAGATATAGCTGTAATTTTGAAGAACCACTGTTCAAATAATACTGCAGTAGATG AGGCATGGAAGGAGATGTACAAAGCTAAAATGTGGAAGAGTGGAGTTCCATCATTTCGTTTGGAACCCTTATTCAGAAGGCGAGTTTCAAAAACTTATCATGCCTTTGAGCTTGCATGA
- the LOC108329535 gene encoding UPF0051 protein ABCI8, chloroplastic-like: MPSLLRCNGLSISPSPPQPTRHLKFIVPSTLNIKPSKPSRHVTVRAEVKETAATASSSDEKIREILRNRDYIKKFGFSIPIDSFSIPKGLSKETIRLISSLKEEPQWMLEFRLKAFEKFLSMKVPTWSDNSYPPIDFQDICYYSAPKNGDSLNSLEDAHPELFPYFDKLGVPLSEQKRLANVAVDAVLDSVSIATTHRKTLEKAGVIFCSISDAIKEYPELVRKYLGRVVPSDDNYYAALNSAVFSDGSFCYIPKDTKCPMQISTYFRINALETGQFERTLIVADDRSFVEYLEGCTAPSYDRNQLHAAVVELYCGEGAEIKYSTVQNWYAGDENGKGGIYNFVTKRGVCDGSRSKISWTQVETGSAITWKYPSVVLEGDDSVGEFYSVALTNNYQQADTGTKMIHKGKNTRSRIISKGISVGHSRNCYRGLVQVLSKADNARNSSQCDSMLIGDNAAANTYPYIQVKNPTARIEHEASTSKIGEDQLFYFQQRGIDYEKAMAAMISGFCRDVFNELPDEFGSEVNQLMSLKLEGSVG; the protein is encoded by the exons ATGCCGTCTCTTCTCCGCTGCAACGGCCTCTCCATCTCCCCCTCACCTCCGCAACCCACGCGCCACCTCAAATTCATTGTCCCTTCCACCCTGAACATCAAACCCTCAAAACCTTCGCGCCACGTTACGGTGCGCGCCGAGGTGAAGGAGACCGCCGCAACCGCCTCTTCCTCCGACGAGAAGATCCGTGAAATCCTCCGCAACCGCGACTATATTAAGAAGTTCGGATTCAGCATACCCATCGATTCCTTCTCGATCCCTAAAGGCCTCTCCAAAGAAACTATTCGTCTGATCTCGTCCCTGAAAGAGGAACCTCAATGGATGCTGGAATTCCGCTTGAAGGCATTTGAGAAATTCCTGTCCATGAAAGTCCCTACCTGGTCCGACAACAGCTACCCTCCTATCGATTTCCAGGATATCTGCTACTACTCGGCTCCCAAGAACGGAGACTCTCTGAATTCCCTCGAAGACGCCCATCCCGAACTCTTCCCCTACTTCGACAAGCTCGGCGTTCCTCTCAGCGAGCAGAAGCGTCTCGCCAACGTCGCCGTCGACGCCGTCCTCGACAGCGTCTCCATCGCCACTACCCACCGCAAAACCCTGGAGAAGGCCGGGGTCATATTCTGCTCCATCTCCGACGCTATTAAGGAGTACCCCGAGTTAGTCCGCAAGTACTTAGGGAGGGTCGTGCCCTCCGATGACAACTACTACGCCGCGTTGAACTCCGCCGTCTTCAGCGACGGTTCGTTCTGCTACATTCCCAAAGACACCAAGTGCCCGATGCAGATCTCCACCTACTTCAGAATCAACGCGCTGGAAACGGGGCAGTTTGAGCGGACTTTGATCGTTGCCGACGACAGGAGCTTTGTGGAGTATTTGGAAGGGTGCACTGCGCCGTCCTATGACCGGAACCAGCTCCACGCTGCGGTGGTGGAGTTGTACTGTGGGGAGGGGGCGGAGATAAAGTACTCCACGGTGCAGAATTGGTACGCTGGGGATGAGAATGGGAAAGGTGGGATTTACAATTTCGTGACGAAGAGAGGAGTGTGTGACGGGTCGCGGTCGAAGATATCGTGGACGCAGGTGGAGACGGGTTCTGCGATCACGTGGAAGTATCCGAGTGTTGTGTTGGAGGGAGATGatagtgttggggagttctATTCTGTTGCTTTGACGAATAACTATCAGCAGGCTGATACGGGGACCAAGATGATACACAAAGGGAAGAACACAAGGAGTAGGATTATCTCCAAGGGTATATCCGTTGGACATTCCAGGAACTGTTATAGAGGGCTGGTTCAGGTTCTGTCCAAGGCGGACAATGCGCGAAACTCTTCGCAGTGTGACTCCATGCTTATTGGGGACAATGCAGCTGCCAATACCTATCCTTACATTCAG GTGAAAAATCCAACGGCAAGAATTGAACATGAAGCCAGTACATCTAAAATTGGAGAAGATCAACTGTTCTATTTTCAGCAAAGGGGAATAGACTATGAAAAGGCAATGGCCGCAATGATCTCTGGCTTTTGCCGTGATGTCTTCAATGAGCTTCCTGATGAATTTGGTTCCGAGGTGAACCAACTCATGAGCTTGAAGCTTGAGGGCTCGGTAGGTTAA
- the LOC108329543 gene encoding LOW QUALITY PROTEIN: UPF0051 protein ABCI8, chloroplastic (The sequence of the model RefSeq protein was modified relative to this genomic sequence to represent the inferred CDS: deleted 1 base in 1 codon) encodes MAAPNPKHQTPKTFRHVTVRAEVKETAATATSSDEKIREILRNRDYDKMFGFSIDIDSFSIPKGLSKETIRLISSLKKEPQWILEFRMKAFEKFLSMKVPTWSDNSYPPIDFQDICYYSAPKKKRPLQSLQETDPKLLSYFDLLGVPLNEQKRLTNVAIATTHRETLEKAGVIFCSISVAIKEYPELVRKYLGRVVPSDDNYYTALNSAVFSDGSFCYIPKDTKCPMQISTYFRINALETGQFERTLIVADDRSFVEYLEGCTAPSYDRNQLHAAVVELYFGEGAEIKYSTVQNWYAGDENGKGGIYNFVTKRGVCDGSRSKISWTQVETGSTITGSGICN; translated from the exons ATGGC TGCTCCTAACCCTAaacatcaaaccccaaaaaccttC CGCCACGTTACGGTGCGCGCCGAGGTGAAAGAGACCGCCGCAACCGCCACTTCCTCGGACGAGAAGATCCGTGAAATCCTCCGCAACCGCGACTATGATAAGATGTTCGGATTCAGCATAGACATCGATTCCTTCTCGATCCCTAAAGGCCTCTCGAAAGAAACTATTCGTCTGATCTCGTCCCTGAAAAAGGAACCTCAATGGATTCTGGAATTCCGTATGAAGGCATTTGAGAAATTTCTGTCCATGAAAGTCCCTACCTGGTCCGACAACAGCTACCCTCCTATCGATTTCCAGGATATCTGCTACTACTCGGCTCCCAAGAAGAAACGCCCTCTGCAATCCCTCCAAGAAACCGATCCCAAACTCCTCAGTTACTTCGACCTGCTCGGCGTCCCTCTCAACGAGCAGAAGCGTCTTACCAACGTCGCCATCGCCACCACCCACCGCGAAACCCTCGAGAAGGCCGGTGTCATATTCTGCTCCATCTCCGTTGCTATTAAGGAGTATCCCGAGTTAGTCCGCAAGTACTTAGGGAGGGTCGTGCCCTCCGATGACAACTACTACACCGCGTTGAACTCCGCCGTCTTTAGCGACGGGTCGTTCTGCTACATTCCCAAAGACACCAAGTGCCCGATGCAGATCTCCACCTACTTCAGAATCAACGCGCTGGAAACGGGGCAGTTTGAGCGGACTTTGATCGTTGCTGACGACAGGAGCTTTGTGGAGTATTTGGAAGGGTGCACTGCGCCGTCCTATGACCGGAACCAGCTCCACGCGGCGGTGGTGGAGTTATACTTTGGGGAGGGGGCGGAGATAAAGTACTCCACGGTGCAGAATTGGTACGCTGGGGATGAGAATGGGAAAGGTGGGATTTACAATTTCGTGACGAAGAGAGGAGTGTGTGACGGGTCGCGGTCGAAGATATCGTGGACGCAGGTGGAGACGGGTTCTACGATCACGGGTTCTGGAATTTGTAACTAA